The following are encoded in a window of Streptomyces sp. 11x1 genomic DNA:
- a CDS encoding serine hydrolase domain-containing protein yields MDVNGTVAEGFEPVRAAFVRNFEALGERGAAVVVYRHGRRVVDLWAGTRDVDGTEPWRRDTAQIVRSATKGVAAAVPLMLAERGELDLDVPLGRYWPEFKAHGKDRVLVRHVLNHRAGLPVLDHPLTPAEALDPRRGPEAVAAQTPAWKPGTAHGYHPLTYGWLLDELVRRVTGRGTGEWIASEIAAPLGLAADLWLGLPDSVAATGRVGRAGRLEAAPEPTGGLRVRAKRSVTEAYDDPDSLTRRAFAAITPFPDQNDPAYRAAALPATNGIATADGLARFYAALVGEVEGAGAGGGEAEGADGGEVGGVRLFGPATLAAARAEESSGPDRVLVVNTRFGLGYMLHGTASPLLAPTSFGHPGRGGPLGFADPESGIAFGYVTNGYRKTVTADPRAQALVRAVREALKG; encoded by the coding sequence GTGGACGTGAACGGTACGGTCGCCGAGGGCTTCGAGCCGGTCAGGGCCGCGTTCGTACGCAACTTCGAGGCGCTGGGCGAGCGGGGCGCGGCGGTCGTCGTGTACCGCCACGGGCGCAGGGTCGTCGACCTGTGGGCCGGGACCCGGGACGTCGACGGCACCGAACCCTGGCGGCGGGACACCGCCCAGATCGTGCGCTCGGCGACCAAGGGCGTCGCCGCCGCCGTACCGCTGATGCTGGCCGAGCGCGGTGAACTGGACCTGGACGTACCCCTGGGCCGGTACTGGCCGGAGTTCAAGGCGCACGGCAAGGACCGGGTGCTGGTGCGGCACGTGCTCAACCACCGGGCCGGGCTCCCCGTCCTCGACCACCCCCTCACCCCCGCCGAGGCGCTGGACCCGCGCCGGGGACCCGAGGCCGTCGCCGCGCAGACGCCCGCGTGGAAGCCCGGCACCGCCCACGGCTACCACCCCCTCACCTACGGCTGGCTGCTCGACGAACTGGTCCGGCGCGTGACCGGCCGGGGCACCGGCGAGTGGATCGCGTCCGAGATAGCCGCCCCGCTGGGCCTCGCCGCCGACCTGTGGCTGGGCCTGCCGGACTCGGTGGCGGCGACGGGTCGGGTCGGCCGCGCCGGACGCCTGGAAGCGGCGCCCGAGCCCACCGGCGGCCTCAGGGTCCGCGCCAAGCGGTCGGTCACCGAGGCCTACGACGACCCGGACTCCCTCACCCGCCGGGCCTTCGCCGCGATCACCCCGTTCCCCGACCAGAACGACCCCGCGTACCGCGCGGCCGCGCTCCCGGCGACCAACGGCATCGCCACGGCCGACGGCCTGGCCCGCTTCTACGCGGCACTCGTCGGCGAGGTCGAGGGCGCGGGCGCGGGCGGCGGCGAGGCCGAAGGCGCGGACGGCGGCGAGGTCGGTGGCGTACGGCTGTTCGGCCCGGCGACGCTGGCGGCGGCCCGCGCGGAGGAGTCCTCCGGCCCCGACCGCGTCCTCGTCGTCAACACCCGCTTCGGACTGGGCTACATGCTCCATGGGACCGCCTCCCCACTGCTGGCCCCGACCTCCTTCGGCCACCCCGGCCGCGGCGGCCCCCTCGGCTTCGCCGACCCCGAGTCAGGCATCGCCTTCGGCTACGTCACCAACGGCTACCGCAAGACGGTGACGGCGGACCCGAGGGCGCAGGCGCTGGTGCGGGCGGTGCGGGAGGCCCTGAAGGGCTGA
- the cbiQ gene encoding cobalt ECF transporter T component CbiQ yields the protein MGAGHVHKLYRHAHSPVHDLPPHTKLAAVFAFVIVVVSTPREAMWAFGLYAVLLGVVAYVARVPYGLLLRRLLIEVPFVAFAVLMPFVAQGERVEVLGMSLSVSGLWGAWNVLAKGTLGVAASVLLASTTELRALLLGLQRLGLPPLLVQIASFMIRYGDVITDELRRMRIARESRGFEASGVRHWGVLAKTAGALFIRSYERGERVHLAMISRGYAGTMPVIDEVTASRAQWSYAFALPVAALVVCLLGWSL from the coding sequence ATGGGCGCGGGCCACGTCCACAAGCTCTACCGGCACGCGCACTCGCCCGTGCACGACCTGCCGCCGCACACCAAACTCGCGGCTGTCTTCGCCTTCGTCATCGTCGTGGTGTCGACGCCGCGGGAGGCGATGTGGGCGTTCGGGCTGTACGCCGTGCTGCTGGGCGTGGTCGCGTACGTGGCGCGTGTCCCCTACGGGTTGCTGCTCCGACGCCTGCTGATCGAGGTCCCGTTCGTCGCGTTCGCCGTGCTGATGCCGTTCGTGGCGCAGGGCGAGCGCGTCGAGGTCCTCGGGATGTCGCTGAGCGTCAGTGGGTTGTGGGGCGCCTGGAACGTCCTCGCCAAGGGGACGCTGGGCGTCGCCGCGTCCGTCCTCCTCGCCTCCACCACCGAACTGCGCGCCCTCCTCCTCGGCCTCCAACGGCTCGGACTGCCGCCGCTGCTCGTCCAGATCGCGTCCTTCATGATCCGTTACGGCGACGTCATCACCGACGAGCTGCGGCGGATGCGGATCGCGCGCGAGTCACGCGGGTTCGAGGCGAGCGGCGTACGGCACTGGGGCGTGCTCGCCAAGACCGCCGGGGCGCTGTTCATCCGCTCGTACGAGCGCGGCGAGCGGGTCCATCTGGCCATGATCAGCCGGGGGTACGCGGGCACCATGCCCGTCATCGACGAGGTGACCGCGTCCCGGGCGCAGTGGTCGTACGCCTTCGCCCTCCCGGTCGCCGCGCTCGTCGTCTGTCTGCTGGGATGGAGCCTGTGA
- a CDS encoding penicillin-binding transpeptidase domain-containing protein, which produces MGKRRRVDERKTAKSGRSRRHLVLGGVAVAALGGGAMAVYTVFGAGAAAEDGSADGKAVKSGPLSAAEVRTAATTFLTAWQKGTVAKAAAATDDSAAATAALTGFTKDAHIKDVTLTRGKRAGDEVPFTVKGTVSFKGTEKPLTYKSALTVVRAKKDGEPVVAWQPSVVHPELAEGDRLVTGEAGTPPVKALDRDGGELTTEKYPSLGSVLDGLREKYGKKAGGKAGVELRIVRADPAEDGSDGKSSAEPTDTAKSANSTKSTKSSKEKAADKTLLELSEGTPGEVRTTLSPALQAAAEEKVAATKRASVVVMRPSTGEILAAANSSSFNVAFQGSLAPGSTMKIVSSALLIDKGLASADKGHPCPKYSSYGGWKFQNDDKFEIKGGTFKASFARSCNTAFISQAKKLDDDSLTKEAQQVFGLGLNNWAIGVSSFDGTVPVQSAAPMAASLIGQGGVRMNPLNMASVVATAKTGVFKQPYLVPPSVDDRALATASRPMSTTVRAQLRELLQYTAAAGTAAETMSGLGPDYGAKTGTAEVDGQKKPNGWFTAWKGDLASAGVVQQGGHGSESAGPIVAALLKAGSGG; this is translated from the coding sequence GTGGGTAAGAGAAGGCGTGTCGACGAGCGGAAGACCGCGAAGTCGGGGAGGTCACGGCGGCACCTCGTGCTGGGCGGAGTCGCTGTCGCGGCCCTCGGCGGCGGCGCGATGGCCGTGTACACGGTGTTCGGCGCCGGCGCGGCCGCCGAGGACGGCTCGGCCGACGGCAAGGCCGTGAAGAGCGGCCCCCTGTCCGCCGCCGAGGTCCGCACCGCCGCGACCACGTTCCTCACGGCCTGGCAGAAGGGCACGGTCGCGAAGGCCGCCGCCGCCACCGACGACTCGGCGGCCGCCACGGCGGCGCTGACCGGCTTCACCAAGGACGCCCACATCAAGGACGTCACCCTCACCCGAGGCAAGCGCGCGGGCGACGAGGTGCCGTTCACGGTGAAGGGCACTGTCTCCTTCAAGGGCACCGAGAAGCCGCTGACCTACAAGTCCGCCCTCACCGTCGTACGGGCGAAGAAGGACGGCGAACCCGTCGTCGCCTGGCAGCCGTCCGTCGTCCACCCCGAACTGGCCGAGGGCGACCGGCTGGTGACCGGCGAGGCCGGCACTCCCCCGGTGAAGGCCCTCGACCGCGACGGCGGCGAGCTGACGACCGAGAAGTACCCGTCGCTGGGCTCGGTGCTGGACGGCCTGCGGGAGAAGTACGGAAAGAAGGCGGGCGGCAAGGCGGGGGTCGAGCTGCGGATCGTCCGCGCCGACCCGGCCGAGGACGGGTCCGACGGCAAGTCCTCCGCCGAGCCCACGGACACCGCCAAGTCCGCGAACTCCACCAAGTCCACCAAGTCCAGCAAGGAGAAGGCCGCCGACAAGACGCTGCTGGAGCTGAGCGAGGGCACCCCGGGAGAGGTGAGGACGACGCTCAGTCCGGCGCTGCAGGCCGCCGCCGAGGAGAAGGTGGCGGCCACGAAGCGGGCGTCGGTGGTCGTGATGCGCCCCTCGACCGGCGAGATCCTGGCCGCGGCCAACTCCAGCAGCTTCAACGTGGCCTTCCAGGGCTCGCTGGCCCCCGGCTCCACGATGAAGATCGTGTCGTCGGCCCTGCTCATCGACAAGGGCCTGGCCTCGGCGGACAAGGGCCATCCGTGCCCCAAGTACTCGTCGTACGGCGGCTGGAAGTTCCAGAACGACGACAAGTTCGAGATCAAGGGCGGGACGTTCAAGGCGAGTTTCGCCCGCTCCTGCAACACCGCCTTCATCTCCCAGGCGAAGAAGCTGGACGACGACTCCCTGACCAAGGAGGCCCAGCAGGTCTTCGGGCTCGGCCTGAACAACTGGGCCATCGGTGTCTCCAGCTTCGACGGCACGGTGCCGGTGCAGAGCGCCGCCCCGATGGCGGCCTCGCTGATCGGCCAGGGCGGGGTGCGGATGAACCCGCTGAACATGGCGTCGGTGGTCGCGACGGCCAAGACGGGCGTCTTCAAGCAGCCCTACCTGGTCCCGCCGTCCGTCGACGACCGCGCCCTGGCCACCGCCTCCCGGCCCATGTCCACCACGGTCCGCGCCCAGCTGCGGGAACTCCTCCAGTACACCGCGGCGGCCGGTACGGCGGCCGAGACGATGTCCGGCCTCGGGCCCGACTACGGCGCCAAGACCGGAACGGCCGAGGTCGACGGCCAGAAGAAGCCCAACGGCTGGTTCACCGCCTGGAAGGGCGACCTGGCCTCCGCCGGGGTCGTCCAGCAGGGCGGTCACGGCAGCGAGTCGGCGGGCCCGATCGTGGCCGCGCTGCTCAAGGCGGGCAGCGGCGGCTGA
- a CDS encoding DMT family transporter, with the protein MTPLVTAAVLLAAVTHASWNAIAHRITDKLVGFTLIAGGGALIGFAMVPFVSLPESAAWPYLIASVVIHLVYYVLLMTSFRLGDFGQAYPIARGSAPLVVTVLAAVFADEVPDGWATAGILLSCAGLTGVALWGLRGGRPHWAAIGAALATGLSIAAYTVVDGLGVRASGSTMAYIAWLMALEGLAIPAYAAWRWRGETVARLRPYAGVGLLGAALSVAAYGLVLWAQTKAELAPIAALRESSIIVGAAIGAVLFKERFGAPRLVAAGLLVVGIGLMLRAG; encoded by the coding sequence GTGACGCCGCTCGTCACCGCGGCGGTGCTGCTCGCCGCCGTGACCCACGCCAGCTGGAACGCGATCGCGCACAGGATCACGGACAAGCTCGTCGGGTTCACGCTGATAGCCGGCGGCGGCGCGCTGATCGGGTTCGCGATGGTGCCCTTCGTGTCGCTCCCGGAGTCCGCCGCGTGGCCGTACCTGATCGCGTCGGTGGTCATTCACCTCGTCTACTACGTGCTGCTGATGACGTCCTTCCGGCTGGGCGACTTCGGCCAGGCGTACCCGATCGCCCGCGGCTCCGCACCCCTCGTCGTCACCGTCCTCGCCGCGGTCTTCGCGGACGAGGTGCCGGACGGCTGGGCCACGGCCGGCATCCTGCTGAGCTGCGCCGGGCTGACGGGCGTCGCGCTGTGGGGACTGCGTGGCGGCCGGCCGCACTGGGCGGCGATCGGGGCGGCGCTGGCCACGGGCCTGTCCATCGCGGCGTACACGGTCGTGGACGGCCTCGGTGTCCGGGCCTCCGGGTCCACGATGGCCTACATCGCCTGGCTGATGGCGCTGGAGGGGCTCGCGATCCCCGCGTACGCGGCCTGGCGGTGGCGCGGGGAGACGGTCGCGCGCCTCCGGCCGTACGCCGGTGTGGGCCTCCTCGGCGCCGCGCTGTCCGTGGCGGCGTACGGGCTGGTCCTGTGGGCCCAGACGAAGGCCGAGTTGGCACCCATTGCGGCCCTGCGGGAGTCGTCGATCATCGTGGGGGCGGCGATAGGCGCGGTGCTCTTCAAGGAACGGTTCGGAGCGCCCCGCCTGGTGGCTGCGGGACTGCTGGTGGTGGGCATCGGGCTGATGCTGCGGGCCGGGTAG
- a CDS encoding ABC transporter ATP-binding protein, translated as MEPVTVSEPLLAPSLEVAGLAFAYPDGHQALFGVDFTIGRGERVALLGPNGAGKTTLVLHLNGILTGGAGTVTVAGMPVGKRHMAEIRRKVGIVFQDPDDQLFMPTVREDVAFGPAAAGMTGAELEARVDRALEQVGMAQFKERPPHHLSFGQRRRVAVATVLAMEPEILVLDEPSSNLDPASRRELADILRSLDVTVLMVTHDLPYALELCPRSLILSEGVIAADGPTGELLVDEDLMRAHRLELPFGFDPRSVNGRTGA; from the coding sequence ATGGAGCCTGTGACCGTGTCCGAACCCCTCCTCGCCCCGTCGCTCGAAGTCGCCGGGCTCGCCTTCGCCTACCCCGACGGCCACCAGGCCCTCTTCGGGGTCGACTTCACCATCGGACGCGGCGAACGCGTCGCGCTGCTCGGGCCCAACGGAGCCGGCAAGACCACCCTCGTCCTGCACCTCAACGGCATCCTCACCGGGGGCGCGGGCACGGTGACCGTCGCCGGGATGCCCGTCGGCAAGCGGCACATGGCCGAGATCCGGCGGAAGGTCGGCATCGTCTTCCAGGACCCCGACGACCAGCTCTTCATGCCGACCGTGCGGGAGGACGTGGCCTTCGGGCCGGCGGCGGCGGGCATGACCGGGGCCGAGTTGGAGGCCCGGGTGGACCGGGCGCTCGAACAGGTCGGCATGGCGCAGTTCAAGGAACGGCCGCCGCACCACCTCTCGTTCGGGCAGCGGCGGCGGGTGGCCGTGGCGACGGTGCTCGCCATGGAGCCGGAGATCCTCGTCCTCGACGAGCCGTCCTCCAACCTCGACCCGGCGTCGCGGCGCGAACTGGCCGACATCCTGAGGTCGTTGGACGTCACGGTCCTCATGGTCACGCACGATCTGCCGTACGCGCTCGAACTGTGCCCGCGGTCGCTGATCCTCAGCGAGGGGGTGATCGCGGCGGACGGCCCGACGGGTGAACTCCTGGTCGACGAGGACCTGATGCGGGCGCATCGGCTTGAACTGCCGTTCGGATTCGATCCGCGGTCGGTGAACGGCCGGACGGGGGCCTGA
- a CDS encoding DUF1876 domain-containing protein yields the protein MMKTAVGWHIELEFQEDDQRTRAAALVRLPDGKEVRANGYASRHQTDANQPRVGEEIAGARALNELAMKLLTKAHDEIDEASGRTSHPIAL from the coding sequence ATGATGAAAACCGCTGTCGGATGGCACATCGAGCTGGAGTTCCAGGAGGACGATCAGCGCACACGGGCGGCGGCCCTCGTCCGGCTCCCCGACGGGAAGGAAGTACGCGCCAACGGCTACGCCAGCCGCCACCAGACCGACGCCAATCAGCCCCGGGTCGGCGAGGAGATAGCCGGGGCCAGGGCCTTGAACGAGCTCGCCATGAAGCTCCTCACCAAGGCCCACGACGAGATAGACGAGGCATCGGGCAGGACGTCCCACCCGATAGCCCTCTGA
- a CDS encoding YbaK/EbsC family protein, which translates to MTTDAQDTTDSGAHPLFTEALTTLGLDELHHHIRRFPEATRTAAEAAAALGCELSEICKSLIFAADGVPVLVLMDGASRVDVELVRRELGATKVTRARADVVRETTGYAIGGVPPFGHRTRTRVLADRSLLAHATVWAAAGTPYTVFPMEPEALIAHAGATLVDVRETAATDEPGEPVA; encoded by the coding sequence ATGACCACCGACGCACAGGACACCACCGACTCCGGAGCCCACCCCCTCTTCACCGAGGCACTCACCACCCTGGGCCTCGACGAACTGCACCACCACATCCGCCGTTTCCCGGAGGCCACCCGCACCGCGGCGGAGGCGGCCGCCGCCCTCGGCTGTGAGCTGAGCGAGATCTGCAAGTCGCTGATCTTCGCCGCCGACGGCGTCCCCGTGCTGGTGCTCATGGACGGCGCCTCCCGCGTCGACGTGGAGCTGGTCCGGCGTGAACTCGGCGCCACGAAGGTCACCCGCGCCCGCGCCGACGTCGTACGCGAGACGACCGGGTACGCGATCGGCGGGGTCCCGCCCTTCGGGCACCGGACGAGGACGCGCGTCCTCGCGGACCGCTCGCTCCTCGCGCACGCGACGGTGTGGGCGGCGGCCGGCACGCCGTACACCGTCTTCCCCATGGAGCCCGAGGCCTTGATCGCGCACGCGGGGGCGACCCTGGTGGACGTCCGCGAGACCGCCGCCACCGACGAGCCGGGCGAGCCGGTCGCGTGA
- a CDS encoding helix-turn-helix domain-containing protein: protein MLHESVFRSVDLPVDARFEAWAELLRQTHAPMDLVPIPLSTADRGHHPGADYHAHQRLIALGDVTIWPATFDPIVFRRTPRMVRQSDPETFHLSLLLQGEGAATWGRQQTAYEAQDFHVNCTSMAYEILTGTEPVTTVGIEIPRSLVALPAHKADRVIGSRLSGREGVGALLAQFLMRLAEDTAPYGPADASRLGTVVADLITALFGHVADTEPRLTPEAHRRTLLLNIKVFIRRHLGDPDLTPAAIAAAHHISRSYLHRLFQAEGLTVAAYVRDQRLRNAYRDLTALDPVLRATPIHAIGARWGFPRAAEFSRAFRTAYGVPPSELRSRIAAEGAVNSGLVAK from the coding sequence GTGTTGCACGAGTCGGTCTTCCGGTCCGTGGACCTCCCGGTGGACGCCCGGTTCGAGGCCTGGGCGGAGCTGCTGCGGCAGACGCACGCGCCCATGGACCTGGTCCCCATCCCCCTGTCGACGGCCGACCGCGGCCACCACCCCGGCGCCGACTACCACGCCCACCAACGCCTGATCGCTCTGGGCGACGTGACGATCTGGCCCGCCACCTTCGACCCGATCGTCTTCCGCCGCACCCCGAGGATGGTCCGGCAGTCCGACCCGGAGACGTTCCATCTCTCCCTCCTCCTCCAGGGCGAGGGCGCCGCCACCTGGGGCCGACAGCAAACCGCGTACGAGGCGCAGGACTTCCACGTCAACTGCACCTCGATGGCGTACGAGATCCTCACCGGCACCGAACCGGTCACCACCGTCGGCATCGAGATACCGCGCTCCCTCGTCGCCCTGCCCGCGCACAAGGCGGACCGGGTGATCGGCAGCCGTCTGTCGGGCCGGGAGGGCGTCGGCGCGCTGCTCGCGCAGTTCCTGATGCGGCTGGCCGAGGACACGGCCCCGTACGGGCCGGCCGACGCGTCCCGCCTGGGCACGGTCGTCGCCGATCTGATCACCGCGCTCTTCGGCCATGTCGCCGACACGGAGCCGCGCCTGACACCGGAAGCCCACAGGCGGACGCTGCTGCTGAACATCAAGGTGTTCATACGGCGGCACCTGGGCGACCCCGACCTCACGCCCGCGGCCATCGCCGCCGCCCACCACATCTCCCGCAGCTATCTGCACCGGCTCTTCCAGGCGGAGGGCCTGACCGTCGCGGCATACGTCCGCGACCAGCGGCTGCGGAACGCGTACCGCGATCTCACCGCCCTCGACCCCGTTCTGCGGGCCACGCCGATCCACGCGATCGGGGCGCGCTGGGGGTTTCCACGGGCGGCCGAGTTCAGCCGGGCGTTCCGTACGGCGTACGGGGTGCCGCCGAGCGAGCTGCGGAGCCGGATCGCCGCCGAGGGGGCGGTGAACAGTGGACTCGTTGCCAAGTGA
- a CDS encoding energy-coupling factor ABC transporter permease, producing MHVPDGFINAPVSAVAGVVAAGAVAVSLRGARRELDERTAPLAGLVAAFIFAVQMLNFPVAAGTSGHLLGGALAAILVGPCTGVLCVSVVLLMQGVLFADGGLTALGVNITIMGVVTSVVGYALFRALVRILPRKRRSITVSAFVAALVSVPASAAAFTLVFAIGGTTDVPIGSVLTAMVGVHTLIGIGEAAITAATVGAVVAVRPDLVHGARGLTAPLKLRVNGELVDAPAAEPATTPVPVPAAARSTRKLILAGLGTSLLLAGVVSFYASASPDGLEKVAADKGFDAKAEDHAAADSPLADYGVEGLTDARLAGGLAGVIGVGVTVVAGTGIFWAVRKRRGGEGEAASSPTSVPENA from the coding sequence ATGCATGTCCCCGACGGATTCATCAACGCCCCCGTCTCGGCGGTCGCCGGAGTCGTCGCCGCCGGTGCGGTCGCGGTGAGTCTGCGCGGTGCCCGGCGCGAGTTGGACGAGCGGACGGCGCCCCTCGCCGGACTCGTAGCCGCGTTCATCTTCGCCGTGCAGATGCTGAACTTCCCGGTCGCGGCCGGGACCAGCGGACATCTGCTCGGCGGGGCCCTGGCCGCGATACTCGTGGGCCCCTGTACAGGGGTCCTCTGCGTGTCCGTGGTGCTCCTCATGCAGGGCGTCCTCTTCGCGGACGGCGGTCTCACCGCCCTCGGCGTGAACATCACGATCATGGGCGTGGTCACCTCCGTCGTCGGCTACGCCCTCTTCCGCGCGCTGGTCAGGATCCTCCCCCGCAAGCGGCGCTCGATCACCGTCTCGGCCTTCGTCGCCGCCCTGGTCTCCGTGCCCGCCTCGGCCGCCGCCTTCACCCTCGTGTTCGCGATCGGCGGCACCACGGACGTGCCGATCGGCTCGGTGCTCACCGCCATGGTCGGCGTCCACACCCTCATCGGCATCGGCGAGGCCGCGATCACCGCCGCCACGGTCGGCGCCGTCGTCGCCGTACGCCCGGACCTCGTGCACGGCGCCCGGGGCCTGACCGCTCCGCTCAAGCTCCGGGTGAACGGCGAGCTGGTGGACGCCCCCGCCGCCGAGCCGGCCACCACGCCCGTGCCCGTGCCCGCCGCCGCCCGCTCGACCCGCAAGCTGATCCTCGCCGGCCTCGGCACCTCCCTCCTGCTCGCCGGTGTCGTCAGCTTCTACGCCTCCGCCAGCCCCGACGGCCTGGAGAAGGTCGCCGCCGACAAGGGCTTCGACGCCAAGGCCGAGGACCACGCCGCCGCCGACTCCCCGCTCGCCGACTACGGCGTCGAGGGCCTCACCGACGCCCGCCTCGCCGGCGGCCTCGCGGGCGTGATCGGTGTCGGCGTCACCGTCGTCGCCGGCACCGGGATCTTCTGGGCCGTACGCAAGCGGCGCGGCGGCGAGGGCGAGGCCGCGTCGTCCCCCACCTCCGTGCCCGAGAACGCCTGA
- a CDS encoding organic hydroperoxide resistance protein, with product MTDDTAVETRTDTRPTKIMYVAEATAHGGRDGYISSQDGQIDLKVAMPPALGGDGDGTNPEQLFAAGYSSCFHNALVLVGRRAGYDLTGSTVAAKVGIGPNQQRGYGLAVALSVSLPVIDQDVAAELVDAAHQVCPYSNATRDNIDVTIVLG from the coding sequence ATGACTGACGACACCGCTGTGGAGACCCGCACCGACACGCGTCCGACGAAGATCATGTACGTCGCCGAGGCCACCGCGCACGGCGGTCGTGACGGCTACATCAGCAGTCAGGACGGCCAGATCGACCTCAAGGTCGCGATGCCGCCGGCGTTGGGCGGCGACGGCGACGGCACCAACCCCGAGCAGCTGTTCGCCGCCGGGTACAGCTCCTGCTTCCACAACGCGCTGGTCCTCGTCGGCCGCCGTGCGGGCTACGACCTGACCGGCTCCACCGTCGCCGCGAAGGTCGGCATCGGCCCCAACCAGCAGCGTGGCTACGGCCTCGCCGTCGCCCTCAGCGTCTCCCTCCCGGTCATCGACCAGGACGTCGCGGCCGAGCTCGTCGACGCCGCCCACCAGGTCTGCCCGTACTCGAACGCCACCCGCGACAACATCGACGTCACGATCGTGCTGGGCTGA
- a CDS encoding MarR family transcriptional regulator produces the protein MDHVTNQADAPRHGSLLLDEQLCFALYAAQRAVTAAYRPLLDELGLTYPQYLVMLSLWEHGETSVKDLAGTLRLDYGTVSPLLKRLESAGLLRRERSPRDERSVRIALTGRGEQLRERAAAVPATLAAATGLQGPEVTRLREELWQLTARATRAAGR, from the coding sequence ATGGACCACGTGACGAACCAAGCGGATGCGCCCCGGCACGGCTCACTGCTCCTCGACGAGCAGTTGTGCTTCGCGCTCTACGCGGCCCAGCGCGCGGTCACCGCCGCGTACCGCCCGCTGCTCGACGAACTCGGCCTGACCTACCCGCAGTACCTGGTCATGCTCTCCCTCTGGGAGCACGGGGAGACCAGCGTCAAGGACCTGGCGGGCACCCTGCGCCTCGACTACGGCACGGTCTCGCCGTTGCTGAAGCGGCTGGAGTCGGCCGGCCTGCTGCGCCGGGAGCGGTCGCCGCGCGACGAGCGCTCCGTGCGGATCGCCCTCACCGGGCGCGGCGAACAGCTCCGCGAGCGCGCGGCCGCCGTCCCCGCCACCCTCGCCGCCGCCACCGGGCTGCAGGGCCCCGAGGTGACCCGGCTGCGTGAGGAGCTGTGGCAGCTGACGGCAAGGGCGACCAGGGCGGCGGGCCGCTGA
- a CDS encoding alpha/beta hydrolase, producing MTETPPADDTRAFLLLHGWQNHRPPAHWQHWLADRLTDLGHEVAYPQLPEADDPDLERWLAELDALLGELAGRRITVVCHSLACLLWLHAVARDGILSGPVDRVLLVAPPSPEFALKQPEIAEFAPPPLTPERLAASATYTRVVGSDNDPYCLPGAATAYASPLGLPADVLPGEAHLNPDSGYGPWPSMLDWCLRPSSDPYEEMPIQERSVQRTDAAGG from the coding sequence ATGACAGAAACCCCACCCGCCGACGACACCCGCGCCTTCCTCCTCCTGCACGGCTGGCAGAACCACCGCCCGCCCGCCCACTGGCAGCACTGGCTGGCCGACCGCCTCACCGACCTGGGCCACGAGGTCGCCTACCCGCAGCTCCCGGAGGCGGACGACCCGGACCTGGAGCGCTGGCTCGCGGAACTGGACGCGCTGCTCGGCGAGTTGGCGGGGCGGCGGATCACGGTGGTCTGCCACAGCCTGGCCTGTCTGCTGTGGCTGCACGCGGTCGCCCGGGACGGCATCCTGTCCGGCCCCGTCGACCGCGTCCTCCTCGTGGCCCCGCCGTCCCCCGAGTTCGCCCTGAAGCAGCCGGAGATCGCCGAGTTCGCCCCGCCGCCGCTGACCCCGGAGCGGCTGGCCGCGTCGGCCACGTACACCCGGGTCGTCGGCAGCGACAACGACCCGTACTGCCTGCCGGGCGCGGCCACCGCGTACGCGAGCCCCCTCGGCCTGCCCGCCGACGTGCTGCCCGGCGAGGCCCATCTCAACCCGGACTCGGGTTACGGCCCCTGGCCGTCGATGCTCGACTGGTGTCTGCGGCCGTCGTCCGACCCGTACGAGGAGATGCCGATCCAGGAGCGCTCCGTGCAGCGGACGGACGCCGCCGGCGGTTGA